Sequence from the Pseudomonas sp. LS.1a genome:
CGAATTGTACCGCCTCGGCCCGCCGCCTTATGCGGCCATGGTCCGGCGCGAGTTGCAGCGCCTTGCCCAAGGCTGAGGCGGCGACTCTTCAGTTACCGCGATCGCGGCCGCTGCTGACTTCTTCAGGGACCGGCTCGTTTGCCATGCGCTTGCGGAACAGCGCCGCCCGCGCCAGCAACAGCGTGGTTACCGGTACGGTGATCGACAGCAGGATCGGAATCAGCCAGGCGTGCAGCACCGGTGCTTCCTTGAGCCAGGAAAAGTAGATGATCGAGGCCAGTGCCACGCACCAGGCACCAATGGTCGAGGCCAGTGCCGGCGGGTGCATGCGCTGGAAGTAGTCCTTCAGGCGCAACAGGCCAACGGCACCGATCAGGGCGAACAGGCTGCCGGTCAGCAGCAGCGTGGCGGTAACCAGCTCTAGCCAGAAGGGGAGTTGCAGGGTTTCAGTCATTCGATCACCTCACCGCGCAGCAGGAACTTGGCCAGGGCAAACGAGCCAACGAAACCGAACAGCGCAATCAGCAGGGCACCTTCGAAGTAGGTGTCACTGGCATAACGGATTCCCAGCACCAGCATGGTCAGCATGGCCAGGATGTACAGGTAGTCCAGTGCCAGCACCCGGTCCTGGGCGGACGGGCCGCGAAACAGCCGGATCAGCGCCAGGGCCATGGCCAGGGCGAAGATGAACAGGCTGGCGAGGACAGCATTGGCGAGCAGGCCTGTCATTGGAAAATCTCCATCAGCGGGCGTTCGTAGGTGTCCTTGAAGTGCTGGATGAAAGCCGCCTCATCGCCCAGGTCGAACACATGCAGCAGCAATACGCTGCGGTCCAGCGCCAGTTCGGACCAGACCGTGCCGGGCACCACCGTGGTAATCATCGACAGCGCCGCCAGGCCATGCGGGTCGCGCAGGGCCAGCGGGATGTGCACGAACGCCGAGCGTGGCGGCTGCTTGCCGGCACGCAGCACGCCACGGGCAACCAGCAGGTTGGACATGATCACATCGATGCCGACCCGGCCAATCAGCCGGGCGATGGCCAGCGGCCGTCGCACATGGGCATGCTGCGGGCGCAGCGGCGCCATCAGCAGCGGCGCCAGCACGCCGAGCGCGGTAGCCAGCAGCAGGTTGCCGGGGCTGACCGAAAGGTTCAGCAACAGCCACAGGCCGAACAGTGAAACCGATAACAGCGGTGCGGGGAACAGTCGATTCATGGCTGCACCTGTACGTCGAGCGAGGTGGGGCCAGGAACCGGCCGGGCAGCCATCACGGCTTCGATATAGGCGTCGGGGGCCTGCAGGCTGGCGGCGGTGTCCTGGGTGTAGCGCAGCAGCGGTTCGGCCTTGAGGCTGAGGATGATGCACAGGCTTAGCAGGATGACGATGGGCAGGCATTCATAGCGGCGCAGCACCGGCGACGGGCGCTCCTCCGGCTTCCAGAAACGCTGGATGCCGACGCGGCCGAAGGCGATCAGCGAGGCCATGCCAGAGAGGATCAACAGCGCCACCAGGCCCCAGCCTGCCGTGCCCAGCGGTTGCTCGGGAGGCACGCCCAACCCCTGTGGGTTGAACAACGCGCTGATCAGGTTGAGCTTGCCGACAAAGCCGGACAGCGGCGGCATGCCGATGATCAGCAGGGCGCAGGCGATGAAGCTGAGGCCGAGGAAGGCCATGGTCCACGGGATGATCTGGCCGATCACCACCTTTTGCTCATCGTCGAGGTTGATGCCCTTGGGCGGGTGCAGTGACTCCAGCGGTGGCGGCATGGCGCCTTCTTCGTCCTCAAGTGGCGCTTCGTTGGCCGAACGCGAACGTTCGACCAACTCGGCGAGCAAGAACAGCGCGCACAGCGCCAGGGTCGAGTTGACCAGGTAGAACAGGGCCGCACCGGTCAGCGCCGACTGAGCAAAACCGACGGCGCCGAGCAGGGTACCGGCCGAGACCAGGATGCTGAGGGCAGCCATGCGCTCCAGGCGCTGCGCGGCCAGGATCGATACCGCCGCCACCGCCAGGGTGACCAGGCCACCGTACACCAGCCATTCACCACCGAAATGCGCCGAGGCCCCGGCCTGCCCGGAGAACAGCAGTGTCCACAGGCGCAGCACCGCATACAGGCCGACCTTGGTCATGATGGCGAACAGTGCCGCCACCGGCGCGCTGGCCGAGGCATAGGCCGGCACCAGCCAGAAGTTCAACGGCCAGATGCCGGCCTTGACCAGGAAGGCCATGGCCAGGATCGCCGCGCCAGCGTGCAACAGGCCACGGTCGGCCTCCGGTACCAGCGGAATCTTCAGGGCCAGGTCGGCCATGTTCAGGGTGCCGGTCACGCCATACAGCATCGCTGCGCCGACCAGGAACAGCGACGAGGCGAACAGGTTGATGGCAATGTAGTGCAGGCCGGCACGCACCCTGGCGCGGCCCGAGCCATGCAGCAGCAGGCCATAGGAAGCGGCCAGCAGCACTTCGAAGAACACGAACAGGTTGAACAGGTCGGCGGTGAGGAAGGCGCCGTACAGGCCCATCAACTGGATCTGGAACAGCGCGTGGAAGCTGGCCCCGGCACCGTCCCAGCGGGCGCGGGCAAACAGCAGGGCGCTGAAACCGATGATGCCGGTGAGGGTCAGCAGCAGGGCCGACAGGTGGTCGACCACCAGCACGATGCCGAACGGCGCTGGCCAGTTGCCCGGCAGGTAGACACCGATCGATTCCGCCTGGCCCTGGGTGCGCACCCACTGCAGCAGGCTGACCGCGATGGCCAGGCCGGCGAAGGTCGACAGCAGGTTCAGCCGGGCCTTGATCTGCCGGTGTTTCTCGCCCAGCAGCAACATCACTGCCGCCGTCACCAGCGGCAGCAGGATGGGCGCGATGATCAGTTGGCTCATGCCACTCATTCGTCACGCTCCCGGCCATCCACGTGGTCGGTACCGGTCAGGCCGCGCGATGCCAGCAACACCACCAGGAACAGCGCGGTCATGGCGAAGCTGATGACGATGGCGGTGAGCACCAGGGCCTGCGGCAGCGGGTCGGTATAGTGCAGCAGGTCCTGTGGCACGCCGTCCTTGATGATCGGTTCCTTGCCGATGAACAGGCTACCCATGCTGAAGATGAACAGGTTGACCCCGTACGACAGCAGGCACAGGCCCATGATCACCTGATAGGTTCGCGGGCGCAGGATCAGCCACACCCCCGAGGCGGCCAGGACGCCGATGGCAACTGCAATCACTTCTTCCATCAGGCGGCTCCTGCTTGGCTGGTTTTCGCCGGGTTGCCCGGGCGGTAGGCGCGCACCGACTGGTGCGCCAGGGCAGTGAGGATCAGCAGGGTCGAGCCGACCACCACGGTGAACACGCCGACATCGAAGAACAGCGCGCTGGCCACGTGCACATCACCGAGCAACGGCAGGTGCAGGTGGGCGGTATGGGTGGTGAGGAACGGGTAGCCCAGCAGCATGGCACCCACCCCGGTCAGGGTTGCGCACAGTAGCCCGGTGCCCATCCAGCGCAGCGGGCGCAGGCTCATCTGCGCCTCGACCCACTGGGTGCCGGCCACCATGTACTGCAGGATGAACGCCACCGACATCACCAGGCCGGCGACAAAGCCGCCACCGGGCTGGTTGTGGCCGCGCATGAACAGGTACATCGACACCAGCAGGGCGATCGGCAGCAGCAGGCGCACCAGTACCGCGGGCACCATCATGAAGCCCAGGGCGGTGTCGGTGGCATGCCGCGGGTTGATCAGGTCGGTGACCACGTCGGGTGCCAGCTGGCGCTGCTGCGCCGGCAGTTGCATGCTTTCCTTCGGCGGGCGGAAGCGCCGCAACAGGGCGAACACGGTCAACGCCACGGCCACCAGCACGGTAATTTCACCAAGGGTATCGAAGCCACGGAAGTCGACCAGCATGACGTTGACCACGTTGGTGCCACCGCCCTGGGGCAGCGCCCGGCTCAGGTAGAACGAGGAAATGTCGTTGGGTGTCGGCCGGGTCAGCATGGCGTAGGACAGCACGGCCATGCCGCCACCTACCAGCACCGCCAGCAGCAGGTCGCGCAGGCGGCGCATGCGCGCGCGCTCCAGGCTGCCCGGAAGTGGTGATACGCCTTCGATCCGCCGCGGCAGCCAGCGCAGGCCGAGCAGGATCAGCACGGTGGTGACCACTTCCACGACCAGTTGGGTCAGTGCCAGGTCGGGTGCGGAGAACCAGACGAAGGTGATGCAGGTCATCAGGCCGCAGACGCTGACCATGATCAATGCCGCCAAGCGGTGATACTTGGCCTGGTAGGCGGCGCCGATGGCGCAGGCAATGGCGATCAGCCACAGCGCGACGAACACGCCCGAGCCCGGAATCTTCGGCCGGTCGCCCCAGCTCAGGCCGCTGTAGAGCATAGGCGTGAGGCCGGCGAGGAAGGCGGCGAGCACCAGCATGAACAGCTGCGACTGCAGGCGGCGGCTGGTGAGCAGGCGCTCGATGCGCCGGGCCAGCAGCATCAGCTGCACCTGGCCGTGTTCGAACAGGCGCTTGCCGTTGAAGCGCTCGATCACCGGCGGGTAGGGGAAGCGGCCCAGGCGCAGCTGCTTGCGCAGCAACAGGTACAGCACGATACCGCCGCTCATGGCCACCAGGCTCATGATCAGCGGCGCGTTCCAGCCATGCCAGATGGCCAGGCTGTATTCCGGCAGGGTGCCGCCTACCACCGGCAGGGCGGCGGCAGCCAGCAGCGGGCCGACCGACTGGGCAGGGAAGATGCCCACCACCAGGCAGGTGAGCACCAGCAGTTCGACCGGCGCACGCATCCAGCGTGGCGGCTCGTGGGGGGTATGCGGGAGGTCTTGCGCAGTGGGGCCGAAGAACACATCGACGGTGAAGCGCAGGGCATAGGCCACGCTGAAGGTGCCGGCCAGGGTGGCGATCACCGGCAGCGTGGCTTCGACCCAGGCAGTGGAGCTGATGAACACCGTTTCGGCGAAGAACATTTCCTTGGACAGGAAGCCGTTCATCAACGGCACGCCGGCCATCGAGGCGCTGGCCACCATGGCCAGGGTGGCGGTGTATGGCACCAGGCGGATCAGCCCGCTGAGGCGGCGGATGTCACGGGTGCCGCTTTCGTGGTCGATGATGCCGGCGGCCATGAACAACGAGGCCTTGAAGGTGGCGTGGTTGAGAATGTGGAACACCGCGGCGACGGCAGCCAGCGGGCTGTTCAGGCCCAGCAGCAGGGTAATCAGGCCCAGGTGGCTGATGGTCGAGTACGCCAGCAGGCCCTTGAGGTCGTTCTGGAACATGGCGGCGAAGGCGCCGAGCAGCAGGGTGAGGGCGCCGGCACCGCCGACGATCCAGAACCACTCCTCGCTACCCGACAGCACCGGCCATAGCCGCGCCAGCAGGAATACCCCGGCCTTGACCATGGTCGCCGAGTGCAGGTAAGCCGATACCGGGGTGGGGGCCGCCATGGCGTGGGGCAGCCAGAACTGGAAGGGGAATTGTGCGCTCTTGCTCAGGGCGCCGATGAGGATCAGCGGCAGCAGCACCGGGTACAGTGCATGCTGGCGAATGGTGTTGCCGGCAGCCAGGACCTTGTCCAGGTCGTAGCTGCCGACCACATGGCCGAGCAGCAGGGCACCCACCAGCAGGCACAAACCGCCTGCGCCCGTGACCATCAGCGCCATGTAGGCGCCGCGGCGGGCGTCGGCACGGTGGTGCCAGTAGCCGATCAGCAGGAAGGAGAACAGGCTGGTGAGTTCCCAGAAGAACACCAGCTGGATCAGGTTGCCGGAGATCACCAGGCCGAGCATGGCGCCCATGAAGGCGAGGAAGAAGGCGAAGAAGCGCGGTACCGGGTCTTGCGGCGACATGTAGTAGCGAGCATACAGCGACACCAGCGCACCGATGCCCAGCACCAGCAGCGAGAACAGCCAGGCGAAGCCGTCCATGCGCAACACCAGGTTCAGCCCCAGGCTGGGCAGCCAGAGGAACTCTTCGCGAATTACGCCACCGTGGGCAACCTGAGGGTACAGCAGTGCTACCTGGACAGTGCCGACCAGGGCCACGAGCCCGGCGAGAATGGACTCCGCGTTACGTGCGTTGTGCGGCAGCACGGCTGCCAGGCAACTGCCCACGAACGGCAGAAGCAATAGCACTATCAATGACATAGCGTTCTATTCTGGAGAAGTTTGCAAAGAATCATACGTGTCGAGGGGGTGATCACCAACACGCAAGCTGTCGCAGAATCCTACAAACAGGCTGTGACAAGCTGTTTTTTTATAACAGTTTTTTACAAAGCATAGCCGCAGTTGGCGGCTTTACAGGCCGGCCTGGCGTTCGCCTTCATCCTGCACTTCTGGTGTTTCGGTCGCTTCGCGCGGGCGGCGCACCTTGAGTTCGCTGACCACCACCGCGATCACGATCAGCAAGCCACCGAGCAGTGCCACGCCCGGCAAGCGCTCACCGGCGATGCGCCCGACGATCCCGGCCCACACCGGTTCACCGGCATAGATGAGGGTGGCGCGGGTGGGCGAGACCGACTTCTGCGCCCAGTTCATTGCCACCTGGATCACCGCGCTCATGGCGCCCAGGCCCACGGCGCTGGCCAGCAGCAGCCAGGAAAAGTCGGGCAGGCGCTCCTGGGTCGGCACGATCATCAGGAACGCCAGCAGCGAGGCGGTTGCCAGTTGCACCACGGTGACCCGGCGCACATCGACCTGGCCGGCGTAGCGGCTGATCAGGATGATTTCGCCGGCGATGGCCACGGCGCTGACCAGGGTCACCAACTCGCCCTCGCTGAAGTGCAGGCTGCCGCCCTCCGGCCCGGCCAGCAGCATCAGGCCGATGAACGCCAGGCCGATACCGATACTGGGCATCAGGCCGGGGCGCCGGCCCAGTACCAGCCACTGCAACAGCGGCACGAACGGCACGTACAGTGCGGTGATGAACGCCGACTGGCTGCTGCTGATGGTTTGCAGGCCCATGGTCTGCAGGCCGTAGCCGAGCATGATCGACACGCCGATCAGCATGCCGGCTTTCAGCTCGGTGAAGGTCAGCCCTGGCAGCGCCCGCGCCGAGACCACACCAACGAACAGGGCGGCTGCAGCGAAGCGCAGGCCGACGAAGAACATCGGGCCGCTGACGGTCATCACGTTATGCACCAGCAGGAAGGTGCCGCCCCACAGCATGGTGATGAAAACCAGTACAAGTTCGGCCTTGCTCAGGCGAAAGGTAATGGCAGGGGTCGGCTTGCTGCTGGGCTGGTTCATGGTCTTGCGCACTCGAAGGGGGCGGCGCACAATCGCCGCAAAGTGGGCAGTATACTGCGCAATATCGACCAGTGAGCAATATAGTGCACAATGATTCCTCGCACCGGGCATCGGTGCTGCAACATGTCAGCTTCAATGTACGCAGCCTGCGCAACGCTGCGGGCATGAGCCAGACGGCGCTGGCCGAACGCTCCGGGGTCAGCCGGCGCATGCTGGTGGCGATCGAAGCGGGCGAAAGGAATGTCAGCCTGACCACCCTTGACCTGATTGCCGAAGCCTTGGGCGTGGCTTTCAGTACCCTGATCCAGGCGCCTGACCAGCGCGACCCCGGGCGTATCGAAGAGCTGGCCTGGGCCGGTGAGCACCCGCAGAGCCGGGCGGTGCTGCTGGGCAGCAGTGTGGCGCGACGCGAGGTGGAGCTGTGGGAGTGGACGTTGGCGCCAGGCGAGTGCTATTCCAGCGAGGCTGATGCCGAAGGCTGGAGCGAGCAGATCTACGTAGCGCAAGGGCAACTGACGCTGATTATCGAAGGGGCCGAGCATCGCCTGCAGGTCGGGCAGTTCCATGTGTTTCCCAGCAATTGCCGATATGCGTATCGCAACGATGGGGCGGAGGCGGTGCGGTTTGTGCGCAATGTGGTGATTTGAGGTAGCCGGTTTTGGGGCTGCTGCGCAGCCCATCGCGACGCAAGGCCGCTCCCACAGGTGCCGCGCAAATCTGATGTCTGGCACGGTACCTGTGGGAGCGGCCTTGCGTCGCGATGGGGCGCGTAGCGGCCCCAAATTCCACTGATCAGCTATTCAGCAACTCATCGGTCCTGACCACCTTGGCATAGGCAAACGCCAACGCTGCCATCACTGAATCATGCACCTGCGCCGCCGGCACCCGCTTGCCATCGAACTCCAGTGGCAGGGTGGCACAGGCATCGTGCGCCACGGTCACGTCATAACCCAGGTCGGCCGCGGCGCGGGTGGCGGCGTCAACGCACATGTGGCTCATGCTGCCGACGATGGTCAGGGCTTCGACGCCATGCCGGTCCAGCGTGTGCTCAAGGTCTGTGCCGAGGAAGGCGTTGACCTTGTGCTTGAGGACCACTGGCTCGCCCGCCACCGGCTCGACCTTGGCGTGGATGGCCGCACCCTGCGAGCCTGGCGCGAAGAACGGCGCATCGGCGCTGTCGAACTCATGGCGCACATGCACTACCAGATCGCCCCTTTGACGCGCCGCCGCCAGCAGGCGGGCGGCATTGTCAGCCGCCTGCTCGGCGCCATCGAGGGTCCATTTGCCGCCCGGGAAGTAGTCGTTCTGGATGTCGATGATGATCAGCGCCTGCTTGCTCATGCTGCCTCCTGTGGCAGTGGTCGTTGGATGACGTTAGTTATAGGCTGTGCGCACTGACCTGAGGATTGGCGCGAACGACACTATGCGGGCAAAAACTGACAACCCTGCCAGACTGGACATCGGCCTGCTGCTGTACCCCGGTGCGCAACGTGCTGCCGTGCATGGGCTGGCCGACCTGTTCCTGGTGGCCAACCGGGTGGCTGCCGAACTGGGGGCCATCGAGTTGCCAGCGGTGCGTATCAGCTTCTGGCAGGCAGACGAGGCGGGGCAGTTGCAGCCTGCCCCAGAGAGCCCACCTGCCGTCGCGTCCGAGCTGCGGGTACTGATCATTCCGCCGAGCCTGGAGTCGGCACCCCAGGGTGAGCTGCTTGAGCGCCATCGCGCGTCGTTGTGCCAGTTGCACGGGCACGGAACGGTGCTGGCATCGGTGTGCATCGGGGTGTTCTTCATCGCCGCCAGTGGCCTGCTCGACGGGCGCCCGGCCTGTACCCACTGGAACTACGTGCATTCGCTTGCCCAGCGTTTTCCCCGCGTGCGGGTCGAGGCCCAGCAACCGTTGCTGGACGATGGAGACATCGTCACCTCGGCCGGGTTGATGGCCTGGACCGAGCTGGGCTTGCGCTTGCTGGAGCGCTTCATGGGGGCGACGGTGGCGCGGGAAACTGCCCGCTACCTGGCGGTCGATCCGGTCGCGGCGCCGCTGCCCGGTGCCGTGTTCAACCCGCGCCTGGACCATGGCGATGAGGCTGTGCTGAAAGTGCAGCACTGGTTGCAGGGCAACGGAGGGCAGGATGCCGACCTGGCCAGCATGGCCGCATGCGCGGGGCTGGAGGAACGCACCTTCCTGCGGCGTTTTCGTGCTGCCACGGGGCTACGGCCGACCGAGTACTGCCAGCAGGTGAGGGTGGGGCGGGCGTGCCGCTTGCTGGAGTTTACCCGGCGCAATGTC
This genomic interval carries:
- a CDS encoding Na+/H+ antiporter subunit E, with the translated sequence MNRLFPAPLLSVSLFGLWLLLNLSVSPGNLLLATALGVLAPLLMAPLRPQHAHVRRPLAIARLIGRVGIDVIMSNLLVARGVLRAGKQPPRSAFVHIPLALRDPHGLAALSMITTVVPGTVWSELALDRSVLLLHVFDLGDEAAFIQHFKDTYERPLMEIFQ
- a CDS encoding DMT family transporter, giving the protein MNQPSSKPTPAITFRLSKAELVLVFITMLWGGTFLLVHNVMTVSGPMFFVGLRFAAAALFVGVVSARALPGLTFTELKAGMLIGVSIMLGYGLQTMGLQTISSSQSAFITALYVPFVPLLQWLVLGRRPGLMPSIGIGLAFIGLMLLAGPEGGSLHFSEGELVTLVSAVAIAGEIILISRYAGQVDVRRVTVVQLATASLLAFLMIVPTQERLPDFSWLLLASAVGLGAMSAVIQVAMNWAQKSVSPTRATLIYAGEPVWAGIVGRIAGERLPGVALLGGLLIVIAVVVSELKVRRPREATETPEVQDEGERQAGL
- a CDS encoding helix-turn-helix domain-containing protein, with protein sequence MHNDSSHRASVLQHVSFNVRSLRNAAGMSQTALAERSGVSRRMLVAIEAGERNVSLTTLDLIAEALGVAFSTLIQAPDQRDPGRIEELAWAGEHPQSRAVLLGSSVARREVELWEWTLAPGECYSSEADAEGWSEQIYVAQGQLTLIIEGAEHRLQVGQFHVFPSNCRYAYRNDGAEAVRFVRNVVI
- a CDS encoding cysteine hydrolase family protein translates to MSKQALIIIDIQNDYFPGGKWTLDGAEQAADNAARLLAAARQRGDLVVHVRHEFDSADAPFFAPGSQGAAIHAKVEPVAGEPVVLKHKVNAFLGTDLEHTLDRHGVEALTIVGSMSHMCVDAATRAAADLGYDVTVAHDACATLPLEFDGKRVPAAQVHDSVMAALAFAYAKVVRTDELLNS
- a CDS encoding monovalent cation/H+ antiporter subunit D, encoding MSGMSQLIIAPILLPLVTAAVMLLLGEKHRQIKARLNLLSTFAGLAIAVSLLQWVRTQGQAESIGVYLPGNWPAPFGIVLVVDHLSALLLTLTGIIGFSALLFARARWDGAGASFHALFQIQLMGLYGAFLTADLFNLFVFFEVLLAASYGLLLHGSGRARVRAGLHYIAINLFASSLFLVGAAMLYGVTGTLNMADLALKIPLVPEADRGLLHAGAAILAMAFLVKAGIWPLNFWLVPAYASASAPVAALFAIMTKVGLYAVLRLWTLLFSGQAGASAHFGGEWLVYGGLVTLAVAAVSILAAQRLERMAALSILVSAGTLLGAVGFAQSALTGAALFYLVNSTLALCALFLLAELVERSRSANEAPLEDEEGAMPPPLESLHPPKGINLDDEQKVVIGQIIPWTMAFLGLSFIACALLIIGMPPLSGFVGKLNLISALFNPQGLGVPPEQPLGTAGWGLVALLILSGMASLIAFGRVGIQRFWKPEERPSPVLRRYECLPIVILLSLCIILSLKAEPLLRYTQDTAASLQAPDAYIEAVMAARPVPGPTSLDVQVQP
- a CDS encoding K+/H+ antiporter subunit F, with amino-acid sequence MTGLLANAVLASLFIFALAMALALIRLFRGPSAQDRVLALDYLYILAMLTMLVLGIRYASDTYFEGALLIALFGFVGSFALAKFLLRGEVIE
- a CDS encoding Na+/H+ antiporter subunit C — its product is MEEVIAVAIGVLAASGVWLILRPRTYQVIMGLCLLSYGVNLFIFSMGSLFIGKEPIIKDGVPQDLLHYTDPLPQALVLTAIVISFAMTALFLVVLLASRGLTGTDHVDGRERDE
- a CDS encoding monovalent cation/H+ antiporter subunit A, which produces MSLIVLLLLPFVGSCLAAVLPHNARNAESILAGLVALVGTVQVALLYPQVAHGGVIREEFLWLPSLGLNLVLRMDGFAWLFSLLVLGIGALVSLYARYYMSPQDPVPRFFAFFLAFMGAMLGLVISGNLIQLVFFWELTSLFSFLLIGYWHHRADARRGAYMALMVTGAGGLCLLVGALLLGHVVGSYDLDKVLAAGNTIRQHALYPVLLPLILIGALSKSAQFPFQFWLPHAMAAPTPVSAYLHSATMVKAGVFLLARLWPVLSGSEEWFWIVGGAGALTLLLGAFAAMFQNDLKGLLAYSTISHLGLITLLLGLNSPLAAVAAVFHILNHATFKASLFMAAGIIDHESGTRDIRRLSGLIRLVPYTATLAMVASASMAGVPLMNGFLSKEMFFAETVFISSTAWVEATLPVIATLAGTFSVAYALRFTVDVFFGPTAQDLPHTPHEPPRWMRAPVELLVLTCLVVGIFPAQSVGPLLAAAALPVVGGTLPEYSLAIWHGWNAPLIMSLVAMSGGIVLYLLLRKQLRLGRFPYPPVIERFNGKRLFEHGQVQLMLLARRIERLLTSRRLQSQLFMLVLAAFLAGLTPMLYSGLSWGDRPKIPGSGVFVALWLIAIACAIGAAYQAKYHRLAALIMVSVCGLMTCITFVWFSAPDLALTQLVVEVVTTVLILLGLRWLPRRIEGVSPLPGSLERARMRRLRDLLLAVLVGGGMAVLSYAMLTRPTPNDISSFYLSRALPQGGGTNVVNVMLVDFRGFDTLGEITVLVAVALTVFALLRRFRPPKESMQLPAQQRQLAPDVVTDLINPRHATDTALGFMMVPAVLVRLLLPIALLVSMYLFMRGHNQPGGGFVAGLVMSVAFILQYMVAGTQWVEAQMSLRPLRWMGTGLLCATLTGVGAMLLGYPFLTTHTAHLHLPLLGDVHVASALFFDVGVFTVVVGSTLLILTALAHQSVRAYRPGNPAKTSQAGAA
- a CDS encoding Na+/H+ antiporter subunit G — encoded protein: MTETLQLPFWLELVTATLLLTGSLFALIGAVGLLRLKDYFQRMHPPALASTIGAWCVALASIIYFSWLKEAPVLHAWLIPILLSITVPVTTLLLARAALFRKRMANEPVPEEVSSGRDRGN
- a CDS encoding GlxA family transcriptional regulator: MRAKTDNPARLDIGLLLYPGAQRAAVHGLADLFLVANRVAAELGAIELPAVRISFWQADEAGQLQPAPESPPAVASELRVLIIPPSLESAPQGELLERHRASLCQLHGHGTVLASVCIGVFFIAASGLLDGRPACTHWNYVHSLAQRFPRVRVEAQQPLLDDGDIVTSAGLMAWTELGLRLLERFMGATVARETARYLAVDPVAAPLPGAVFNPRLDHGDEAVLKVQHWLQGNGGQDADLASMAACAGLEERTFLRRFRAATGLRPTEYCQQVRVGRACRLLEFTRRNVEQIAWGVGYQDPGAFRKVFQRITGLTPSDYRRRFAVSG